A window of Nitratireductor kimnyeongensis genomic DNA:
ACCGGTTCAAATCTTGATGGCGAAGCCCTGTCCGCGTTGATCGAGGGTGCGAAGGATCGCTGGGGCCGTGTTGACGTATTGGTGAACTCAGCGGGCCATGGGCCGAAGGGCCCGGTTCTGGAGATCAGTGATGAGGATTGGCATCACGGCATGGAAGTCTACCTGATGAATGTGATCCGTCCGACGCGGCTGGTCACATCCCTGATGCAGGCGCAGGGTGGCGGAGCGATCATCAACATCTCGACCTTTGCAGCGTTCGAGCCCGACCCGCTCTTTCCAACATCGGGCGTCTTTCGAGCGGGGCTGGCAGCCTTCACAAAGCTCTACTCAGATAAGTATGCGTCACAGAACATCCGCATCAACAACGTGCTTCCCGGCTTCATAGACAGTCTGCCCGAAACAGAAGATCGCAAGGCGCGTATTCCAATGGGCCGTTACGGCTACGCATCGGAAGTGTCTTCGCTGATTTCATGGCTAGCCTCTGAAGAAGGAGGCTATATGACAGGGCAGAACCTGCGCATAGACGGGGGGCTGACGCGTGCCGTCTGAAACCATCGCCTGCGGGGCATCGCGTGATCGCCTTGTTTTTGCGGTCAAATGGGGCGCATCCGCCGTTCAGATCATGGGTTACACCGCGACGGGGTTTGGTTGGACACCCTGGAACCTTTATCTTTTTCTTGTCGGTGTTGTGGGATGGTTCGCCGTCGGAGCACTATGGGATGACAAGGCGTTGATGCTTGTCCATCTGGTGGCGCTTGGCGCGATGATCGCTGGAATGACGAGCAACTGACACGCGAGAATAGTCATTCGAGGAGCGCGCAGTATTGTGTGGATTTGGGGGCGGAGCCATCATGCGGC
This region includes:
- a CDS encoding DUF6552 family protein — translated: MPSETIACGASRDRLVFAVKWGASAVQIMGYTATGFGWTPWNLYLFLVGVVGWFAVGALWDDKALMLVHLVALGAMIAGMTSN
- a CDS encoding SDR family oxidoreductase, with protein sequence MAVEKVALITAGGSGMGADAARRLAADGFKVGILSSSGKGEALGAELGGFGVTGSNLDGEALSALIEGAKDRWGRVDVLVNSAGHGPKGPVLEISDEDWHHGMEVYLMNVIRPTRLVTSLMQAQGGGAIINISTFAAFEPDPLFPTSGVFRAGLAAFTKLYSDKYASQNIRINNVLPGFIDSLPETEDRKARIPMGRYGYASEVSSLISWLASEEGGYMTGQNLRIDGGLTRAV